Below is a window of Bacteroidota bacterium DNA.
ATTTTCATAATGGTTTTTATTAAAATAGCTGCTTACACGTTTTTTTAGGTTCTTGGCTTTGCCTATGTAAATAATCGTGTCGGTTTCGTCAAAGTATTTATAAACACCGGGTTTGTTCGGTAGGTTTGTAATTATGTCTTTCAATACACTTACAGACATTGCACTGCAAAATTAAACAAAAGAGGGCAGGAAAATATTTAGATTTGCTTACTCTTGATTACCCCTCAAGTCTATTATTCGAACCGCACACTCTTGGCAGGTGAAATAGTGCTCACCATTTGAACCGGAATCATCAGTGCTAAGAAACAAACTGCAAAACATGCAAGGTTAACAATTAGAATCATTGCAGGATTTATGTCAATGGGCACTGTATCAATGTAATATGTTTCTTGATTGAGTTTCAGAAACCCGGTTTTGGACTGCAAATAACACAATCCTACACCCAGCACATTTCCAATGAGAATGCCAATGAACGCAATGTATGAAATTTTATAAAGGAAAATATTTTTGATTTCAGCATTAGAAGTTCCTAATGTTTTAAGGATTCCTATCATATTTGTGCGTTCTATTACAAGGATGAGCAAAGCAGTAATGAGGCTGATTCCCGATACAAAAATCATAAGCGATAAAATGATGTATTTGTTTACATCCAAATAGTTTAGCCATTGGAAAATTTGTGGTTGCAACTCTGTAATTAAATGCACATCCAGATTGTAATCCAGCCTGTTCAATAATTGTGTTCTAACAAATTCAGGGTCAGTATCGGGTTGTAGAAATAGTTCGAGATGAGAAATTTGATTTTGACTTTCGGCAAAAATGCGTTGAATATCAGCCATACTCCCTAATGCCAGCATTTTGTCTTGTTCTTCGAGCCCTGTCTGATAGATTCCGCATACCGTTGGTGCAATTGCGCGAACAGGCTGTTTGATAAAATATGCCCGGATTTTGTCACCGATTTTTAAACCCAGTTTGTTTGCCATAAACTGTGAAATCAAAACATCATTCCTTTCCTTTGGCATTCGCCCTTGTTTGATGTATTTTTGGAAATACTCAGCATGATATGTTGAATCAATTCCTTTGTAAATAATCCCTAGCATTTCGTCATTCGCTTTGATGATAGCGGGCTTGGCAGCAACTCTGTTCACAAACCGCACTCCAAGAATCTTTGCAATATCACGATTTAAATTGACTGAATCGTCAAAAAGTGGGTAGTCATAATTGTCTGTTGTGCCGGTTCTTCGGATTTCAATATCTCCACTAAAACCTTTGACCTTACTTTCAATTTCTTTCTGAAATCCATTGACTGCAGATATCGCAATTACAATCACAGCAAAGCCAAGTGCAACACCGGCAATGGCAATATTCATTATCCTGCTTGCAAAGCTGTTTTTGTTCTTGCTTGACAATCTTCGGGCAATGAAATAGGATAGGTTCATGGTTGCGCTAAATGTACTAAAATTGTACAATGTTTTTGTGGCTTCAAAATTGCACAAAAAAGGCGGTGAAACACAGTCTTTTATTACTTCTTTTACAAACCGGTTTGATGTGGGCAAGCCCACGCCCTGCCGCCCTGTCCACAAAAGAATATATACCCTTGCTCAAAGGCAAATCTGTGGCTTTGGTTGTCAATCAAACTTCCATGATTAACCAAACTCATTTGGTGGATAGTCTGCTCAAAATGGGTATTAACATCAAATACATTTTTGCACCGGAACATGGTTTTAGAGGCGATCATAGTGATGGTGCGGTGGTTGCATCAGGCAAAGATGCCAAGACGGGACTAACCTTGATTTCGCTTTACGGTTCCAATAAAAAACCTACGCCCGAACAACTACAGGGGGTGGATATAGTACTTTTTGATATTCAAGATGTTGGTGTGCGTTTCTACACTTTTATTTCTACAATGCATTATGTGATGGAAGCTTGTGCAGAACAACATATTCCGATGATGATTTTGGACAGACCTAACCCTAACGGAAACTATGTGGACGGACCGGTATTAAAGAAAAATTATGAATCTTTTGTAGGTATGCACCCAATTCCTGTAGTACATGGTTTGACTGTGGCAGAACTTGCGCAGATGATTAATGGGGAAGGGTGGTTGAAAGGAGGAATCAAATGCGATTTAATTATTATCAAAGCTCAAAACTATACCCACAATTCCTATTATGAGTTACCCGTATCACCATCTCCAAATTTGCCAAATCAGTTAGCTGTATTATATTATCCCGGGCTGTGTTTGTTTGAGGGGACGAATGTGAGTTTGGGCAGGGGAACCAACAAACCTTTTCAGATATTTGGTTTTCCCGGCTGGGCGAGTGCGCCATTTGCATTTACTCCGCGCCCTATTCCCGGTGTGTCTGATAATCCACCCTTGAAAAATCAAGAGTGTAGAGGCTATGATTTGTCTGATTCTGCACCGGCTGACATTTTTAAGCTTAGACAGTTGAACATAGACCGGCTGCTAATTGCCTATGATGCGTATCCGCAAAAAGATAAGTTTTTTCTTTCCAATCTCTTTTTTGACAAATTAGCAGGTACGGACGAACTACGCAAACAAATCATTGCAGGCAAAACAGCTGCCCAAATAAGAGCATCTTGGCAGCCTGATTTGGAAATATATATGAAAATGCGCGCCAAATATTTGTTGTACGATTAAAAGCAAACTGTTTTTAATATATACATTTCAACTTTTTTAGCCATTGAGCATTGTCAAACAAGGCTCTTGCATCAGTCAAAATGCGATTTTTGTCAAAAGTTATAGTGCCGTTGCTGAGTGCAATAATTGCTTGTGTGAGAGCAGATTCATCTTGCAGAGGAACTTCTATTCCCATGTGCTTTTGAATGTATTCTTCAGGACCTCCACATGGAGTATAAATGACAGGCACGCCCATGCATAGTGCTTCTGCACATGTAATCCCAAAAGTTTCGTAATGGCTGAAACAGATGAGTGCGTCTGCTTGTGCAATCGTGGCAAGGGCGCGTTCGTGCGACATCTCAGGCAGGAAACTTATTTGTTGGATAGGAATGTTCAGTTCGTTCACTTGTTTCTCATAGACACGGGTGTCATTCGCTCCTCCTAACAATAGTTTCATATTTGGATTTGTGTTCAAAGATCTTGCAAACGCCCTAATGATTCCGGACACATTTTTTTGTTCATCTCTGAAATTGGACAAATGAACAAATGTAAACGCTTTATAGGTATTGTCTTTCGGCTGTGGTTCAGCATATCGTACAATGTTATGCAGAACAGATGGTTTTGTCTTAGCGATGCCGAGTTTTTGGATGTTTGTGCCGAGATTTTCGGATACGGTGATAAATCCTTGAGCATTGCGCCCAACGAGGCGACTCAGAAATTTGAGTCCAAATTTGTTGAGTTGATTATTCTGTGGGAGATAACCCGTCCAGTGTTCGGTAATGAAATAGGGAATATTATTTTTACGCTTGAACAAATAGGCGAGAAGTCCCATTTTCCAAATTACTTGTACATGACAGAAATCTACTTTGCCACGTTCTTTTTTAATTTGTTTCAATAGTATTGAACCCGAATACAGAAAGAAAGGGTAGCGCATCAACCATGGTTTCTTTTCAAGGTAAAACACCCTTTCTTCCAAGTCATTTGTCTTTTTGTTTACAACCAGTTCGCTTTTTCCGGCTTCTTGTTTATTGCAAATATGCAAAACCGTAACTTTGTATTCTCGAGAGGTTTCTTCGGCTATACGTTGCACAAAATCCCCGTTAAAAGGCGTGTATCGGTTGGGATACCACGATGCCAATATGAGAATATGGGGTTTGTGCGCTTGCATATAGGATTACATCTGCTCAGGAACTTCAATCCCGAGTAGTGCCATAGCGGATTTGAGTGTGTTTCCGGTTAGAAATGCAAGTTTAAGACGCTGGTTTTTGACAGCTTCATCCGTTTCGCGCAGAAACGATACTTCTTTGTAAACCCTGTTAAACGCTTTGGTTAGTTGTATGCAATATGCCGCAATGATAGCCGGGTTATACTCCAGAGCCGCTTTTGCGATTTCATTCTTATATTGATATAATGTAAAAATACAGTCTCTTTCGGTTTCGTGCAAAGGCAATGTTTGGTTGTTTATAGATTGCCATTGATTCCCGGCTTGGCGTAATAATGAGCGAATACGCGCATGTGTGTATTGAACAAAAGTACCTGTGTCGCCTTGGAAATCAATAGACTCAGCAGGGTTGAAAAGCATTCTTTTTTGAGGATCTACTTTGAGAATAAAAAATTTGAGAGCCGCTAACCCCAACATTTTGTATAGTTTTTCTTTTTCTTCCGCACTCATTCCTTCGGTTTTGCCAAGTTCTTCGGATTTCTGGCGGGCGGTGTCAAACATTTCCTGCAGCAAATCGTCAGCATCAACGACTGTTCCTTCGCGCGATTTCATTTTGCCGCTTGGCAAGTCCACCATTCCATAAGACAGATGATAAAGTCCAGATGCATAAGGTTTTTCAAGCCTTTCAAGAATTTTGAACAAGACTTTGAAATGGTAATCTTGTTCATTGCCTACCACATAAATACTCTTGTTGATATGGAAATCTTTGAATTTAAGTTCTGCGGTACCTAAGTCTTGTGTCATATAAACAGAGGTGCCATTGCTTCTGAGAAGAAGCTTTTTGTCCAATTTGTCTGATGTAAGGTCAATCCAGACAGAGTTATCAGGTTCGCGGTAGAATATACCTGTTTGCAGCCCTTCTTCCACAATTTCCTTACCCAGTGTGTAGGTGTTTGATTCGTAGTAAGTATGGTCAAAATCTACTCCGATTGTTTGATAAGTTTTGTCAAAACCTTCATATACCCATCCGTTCATCATTTTCCAAAGGGCAATAGTTTCGGGGTCGTTTTGTTCCCATTTCAGAAGCATAGCATCGGCTTCTTGCATGATTGGAGCTGCTTTTGCAGCTTGTTCATCGCTCATACCTTGGGCTGTGAGTTCAGCTATTTGATTGCGGTATTGTTTGTCAAACTCTACATAATATTTACCTACCAAATGGTCGCCTTTGATACCCGTATTTTCGGGAGTTTCTCCGTTGCCAAACTTTTGCCATGCTAACATGGATTTGCAAATGTGAATACCTCTGTCATTAATAAGGTTGGCTTTGATGACTTCAAAACCGTTGGCTGTCATAAGATTTGCCACAGAATAACCTAATAAGTTGTTGCGGATATGACCCAAATGTAATGGTTTGTTGGTGTTAGGAGATGAGTATTCTACCATCACGCGCTGTCCTTTGCCAAATTCATTGATTGGTGCTTGAAATGTGGAATTGAAATTTGAATTTAGAAATTGCGACCAAATTTCATCGCGAATACTGAGGTTCAAAAATCCTTTAACAACTTGAAATTTTGAAACGTAGTTTCCTTCGCTAACCAGGTATTCACCTATTTGTTGGGCAGTTTGTTCAGGAGATGTTTTTGTAAATCTAATGTAGGGAAATACAACAAAGGTTAGGTTTCCTTCAAATTCTTTCTTGGTAGTTTCGAGTACTATATTGTTTGCATCAACACTATGTCCAAAAAGTTCATGAACAGCCTTGGCTATTTCACTTGATAAATTCTTAATAATTTCCATTGTGATAGGTGAGGCAAAAATACTGCTATCCACCGATACCTTCTATATTAGATTTCAATTTATTGGCTCTTTCTAAGATGTCTGTATCATCATAATTCCCAATGACGTAGTTCAATGTAGCTTTGGCTTGAAAATCATCAGATTCGCGATGGTAAATTTCCGCCAACAATAGGAAACAACGTGCTTGCCAATATTCAAATGCTACAAACTGTTTGTTATATTCAAAAATTTTAGCTTTAGAAGTAGCAAGGTCAGAATTGTCAAACAATATTTGACAAGTAAAATAATAGGCTTCTGCTCCGTATTCATCTTTGTTGCCTTTGAGAGTTTGAGCAAAATAGTTGTTAGCAGTTACAAGATCATGGCTTTCATAATACAAAACCCCGATTTTGTTCAATACTTCCCCTTGGATATTTTGTGGTATGTTATCCATACGCAACAGTCGCAGTCCTTTGGTTTCAGTAATTTGCAGGTTAGACAACTCAAAAGCGCAACGAATTTGTCCAAGATAAGCACTGAGCAGGGTTTGTTTTTCAGAACTAAAGGTTTCAAGTTTGTCGTAGTAGTATAAGGAGGAATCGTAGTTTTCATTTGAGTAATAATACACCGCAAGTCTTTTTGCAGATTCTTTTCTAAACTCATTAGGAGTGCTTTCGGTGATATACCTGTATTGAAAGTTAGATTCCTCGTTTTCGGAGACTTTATTTAAACATGTTGCCAAATAAAACCGCGCACTGATATTGAAAAACCCGTTTGGAAACTCTCTTAAATAATTTCTAAAATTATCAATAGCACCGGTGCAGTTGTTGTTCATGTATAAATTAAAAGCACCTTGATAAGAAACAGAGTCTCTGAAAGAAACGCTGATTCCGGCATTGGGTACAGTTTCTAACCATGAGAGGTATTTGTCGGATTCACCGCGAGAAACATAAATGCGTTCAACGTAGCCGATTGCACTCTTGGATTCTTGTGTGCCGGGGTAGGTTTGTACTAATCGTTTGAATTCATCCAATGCCTGATTGTCATTTTCGATAGTATAATACATCACTCCCAAAGCCAACAAGCAGTTTTTGCCATAATTGCTGTTGGGAAAATCTTCGAGCAAATATCTGAAGTTTCTTTCGGCTTCTTGATAGTTCTCCATCTGCATCCATTCGGTAGCAACTTCGTAGATTGAATGTTCTATATAAACAGACCCCGGGTATTCACTTGGAATACGCTTCATCATAGCAATTTTCTGACTACCTTTGTTTTGAATGCCTAATATCATTCCTTGTTGAAAGAGAGCATAATCACTGCCGGCAACTTTCTTTGCAGAGATGTAAGCGTAATTATCTATGGCATCTTTATAATTACGCAACATATAATTACAATCTGCTACTCGCAAATAAACATCATTCAAGTAATTGATATCTTGTGGTTTGCCTACATTCAATGATTTGTAACGATTGAAATAGTTGAGTGCCTCAGCATATCTTTTTAGGTCGAAAAGACAATAACCGGCTGCATAATTTGCATAGATAAAATAGGTTGTTTCTTTTGCAGCACTTGAGTTGAGGAATGTTTGATAATAACCCAACGCCCTTTCTTTATTTTTAATATTAAATTCTATTTCGCCTAACCAGAAATTTGCAATCGCAGTATAAGTAGGGTTGTCATTCATTTTGGCAGCTTTTTGCAGTACTTCCTTGGCATCCGCAAAGTCTTTGTTTAGCACCAATTCTTCGCCACGCAGAATTAAAATCTGATGCAATACCAAGCGTGAATCTTGGTCTAAACTCGGAATTGACTCAAGAATGGGAATTGCAGATTTATAGTCATTTGTAACCAAAAACAACTTGGCAAGATTGGTCTGTGCTTCTTGCTTGTTTCTTGATTGTGGAAATGACTCGATAAACTTGCTAAAAGTTGCAATAGCTGTTTTATAATCTTCAAGTTCAAAAGCTATTTTGGCAAGACTATACATTGCATTTTCTTTGATTTCTTTGTCAAAATCAGTTCGCTGAGCTTCAAAAAAAGCGTTGTAGGCATTCTGTTTTTTACCTTCATTTATAAAACATTCTCCAAGGTGATAGCTTGCCATTTGTGCAAGTGCGGTTCCTAAATTCGCAATTTTTGAAAACGCGACAAATGCTTCACTGCATCTTTGGGTTTTATAATATGCATAACCAATTTCATACAGTTCATCCTCGTTCAGGCTATCGTATGAAGTGTAGCCTTTGGCAAAATAATTAGCAGCGTTGCTAAAATCATTCAGGCGGTAATAGGACCTGCCTTTAAGGACATTTTTAGCATCTTCAAGTTTGCCAAGATTGGTCTTATCTGCATATTCAATGGCTTTTTTGTATTCTCCTTTTAGGTAATACATCTGACAGATATAGAGTTTCATTGACTGAGGACCTTTGTCCTCAATTTTTAAGAATGCGTCAAGTGCAGAAGCATAGTCTCCGGTTTTGTAGCAAACATATCCATAATAATAGGTTGCTTTGGCAAAGTTCTTAGTAGGACGTAGTGTAAGAGGGTAGAGAGCATCTTTTGCATCGTCATATTTTCCTGCTTCAAACAGACTGTATCCTTTTCTAAACAGAAATTCATCAGTTTCATCTCTGTCAAGTATGCTGATATTCACTTGCTTGTAATATTGAGCCGCCATTTTAAATTTACTTTTATAGAAAAAGTAATCCGCAATCTCTTTTTTGACAAATTCAGAACGCTGACTTACAGGGTGCTCATCTAAATATCTCTTTGCATATTCATAAGCATTTGTTTGATCTACACGCAATTTTGCAGAAACAATATAGTATTCTGCTTCATGTACGTAATCCCCTGATGCACCTGATTTGATATATCTTTCAAACCCCCTGATAGACTTATTATAAAGCCCTTTTTCGTATGCTCTTAGTGCACGCTCAAATTCAATATCAGGCTTCTCATAATTTAGATTAATTTGCGCATTTGCTGTTGCAAAACCAAGACAAATGAGCATCGTTGCATATAGTCTCAAAAACATTCTTCAAATAAATAGTGTAGGTAATGATTGCATAACTTTTACTTGTAAACAAGTGTGGAAATCGGTTAGCTTTGCAGGACTTTTTTAAATATGATACCATTACAGCAAATTAGAGGCGCAAAAGATGA
It encodes the following:
- a CDS encoding glycosyltransferase family 4 protein — translated: MQAHKPHILILASWYPNRYTPFNGDFVQRIAEETSREYKVTVLHICNKQEAGKSELVVNKKTNDLEERVFYLEKKPWLMRYPFFLYSGSILLKQIKKERGKVDFCHVQVIWKMGLLAYLFKRKNNIPYFITEHWTGYLPQNNQLNKFGLKFLSRLVGRNAQGFITVSENLGTNIQKLGIAKTKPSVLHNIVRYAEPQPKDNTYKAFTFVHLSNFRDEQKNVSGIIRAFARSLNTNPNMKLLLGGANDTRVYEKQVNELNIPIQQISFLPEMSHERALATIAQADALICFSHYETFGITCAEALCMGVPVIYTPCGGPEEYIQKHMGIEVPLQDESALTQAIIALSNGTITFDKNRILTDARALFDNAQWLKKLKCIY
- the argS gene encoding arginine--tRNA ligase, yielding MEIIKNLSSEIAKAVHELFGHSVDANNIVLETTKKEFEGNLTFVVFPYIRFTKTSPEQTAQQIGEYLVSEGNYVSKFQVVKGFLNLSIRDEIWSQFLNSNFNSTFQAPINEFGKGQRVMVEYSSPNTNKPLHLGHIRNNLLGYSVANLMTANGFEVIKANLINDRGIHICKSMLAWQKFGNGETPENTGIKGDHLVGKYYVEFDKQYRNQIAELTAQGMSDEQAAKAAPIMQEADAMLLKWEQNDPETIALWKMMNGWVYEGFDKTYQTIGVDFDHTYYESNTYTLGKEIVEEGLQTGIFYREPDNSVWIDLTSDKLDKKLLLRSNGTSVYMTQDLGTAELKFKDFHINKSIYVVGNEQDYHFKVLFKILERLEKPYASGLYHLSYGMVDLPSGKMKSREGTVVDADDLLQEMFDTARQKSEELGKTEGMSAEEKEKLYKMLGLAALKFFILKVDPQKRMLFNPAESIDFQGDTGTFVQYTHARIRSLLRQAGNQWQSINNQTLPLHETERDCIFTLYQYKNEIAKAALEYNPAIIAAYCIQLTKAFNRVYKEVSFLRETDEAVKNQRLKLAFLTGNTLKSAMALLGIEVPEQM
- a CDS encoding tetratricopeptide repeat protein codes for the protein MFLRLYATMLICLGFATANAQINLNYEKPDIEFERALRAYEKGLYNKSIRGFERYIKSGASGDYVHEAEYYIVSAKLRVDQTNAYEYAKRYLDEHPVSQRSEFVKKEIADYFFYKSKFKMAAQYYKQVNISILDRDETDEFLFRKGYSLFEAGKYDDAKDALYPLTLRPTKNFAKATYYYGYVCYKTGDYASALDAFLKIEDKGPQSMKLYICQMYYLKGEYKKAIEYADKTNLGKLEDAKNVLKGRSYYRLNDFSNAANYFAKGYTSYDSLNEDELYEIGYAYYKTQRCSEAFVAFSKIANLGTALAQMASYHLGECFINEGKKQNAYNAFFEAQRTDFDKEIKENAMYSLAKIAFELEDYKTAIATFSKFIESFPQSRNKQEAQTNLAKLFLVTNDYKSAIPILESIPSLDQDSRLVLHQILILRGEELVLNKDFADAKEVLQKAAKMNDNPTYTAIANFWLGEIEFNIKNKERALGYYQTFLNSSAAKETTYFIYANYAAGYCLFDLKRYAEALNYFNRYKSLNVGKPQDINYLNDVYLRVADCNYMLRNYKDAIDNYAYISAKKVAGSDYALFQQGMILGIQNKGSQKIAMMKRIPSEYPGSVYIEHSIYEVATEWMQMENYQEAERNFRYLLEDFPNSNYGKNCLLALGVMYYTIENDNQALDEFKRLVQTYPGTQESKSAIGYVERIYVSRGESDKYLSWLETVPNAGISVSFRDSVSYQGAFNLYMNNNCTGAIDNFRNYLREFPNGFFNISARFYLATCLNKVSENEESNFQYRYITESTPNEFRKESAKRLAVYYYSNENYDSSLYYYDKLETFSSEKQTLLSAYLGQIRCAFELSNLQITETKGLRLLRMDNIPQNIQGEVLNKIGVLYYESHDLVTANNYFAQTLKGNKDEYGAEAYYFTCQILFDNSDLATSKAKIFEYNKQFVAFEYWQARCFLLLAEIYHRESDDFQAKATLNYVIGNYDDTDILERANKLKSNIEGIGG
- a CDS encoding ABC transporter permease translates to MNLSYFIARRLSSKNKNSFASRIMNIAIAGVALGFAVIVIAISAVNGFQKEIESKVKGFSGDIEIRRTGTTDNYDYPLFDDSVNLNRDIAKILGVRFVNRVAAKPAIIKANDEMLGIIYKGIDSTYHAEYFQKYIKQGRMPKERNDVLISQFMANKLGLKIGDKIRAYFIKQPVRAIAPTVCGIYQTGLEEQDKMLALGSMADIQRIFAESQNQISHLELFLQPDTDPEFVRTQLLNRLDYNLDVHLITELQPQIFQWLNYLDVNKYIILSLMIFVSGISLITALLILVIERTNMIGILKTLGTSNAEIKNIFLYKISYIAFIGILIGNVLGVGLCYLQSKTGFLKLNQETYYIDTVPIDINPAMILIVNLACFAVCFLALMIPVQMVSTISPAKSVRFE
- a CDS encoding DUF1343 domain-containing protein, translating into MKHSLLLLLLQTGLMWASPRPAALSTKEYIPLLKGKSVALVVNQTSMINQTHLVDSLLKMGINIKYIFAPEHGFRGDHSDGAVVASGKDAKTGLTLISLYGSNKKPTPEQLQGVDIVLFDIQDVGVRFYTFISTMHYVMEACAEQHIPMMILDRPNPNGNYVDGPVLKKNYESFVGMHPIPVVHGLTVAELAQMINGEGWLKGGIKCDLIIIKAQNYTHNSYYELPVSPSPNLPNQLAVLYYPGLCLFEGTNVSLGRGTNKPFQIFGFPGWASAPFAFTPRPIPGVSDNPPLKNQECRGYDLSDSAPADIFKLRQLNIDRLLIAYDAYPQKDKFFLSNLFFDKLAGTDELRKQIIAGKTAAQIRASWQPDLEIYMKMRAKYLLYD